GCTATGCCTCTGTCACGCCGCTTGTCGTGGAGGCCACCAATCCGGATCACTTGGCTGTGGCAGCGTACGTTGCCCTCGAGCCCGATCCGCGCCACGGAGGGCGGGATGAGTAGGGAACGTACCGAGATGCTGAGGAGCTTCGTGCGCGACGTCCCCGACTTTCCCAAGCCTGGGATTCTATTCAGGGACATCACGCCGCTGCTTGCCAGTCCGGTCGCTTTCACGACCTGTCTGGACCTGTTCGCGGAACACTACGTAAACGCCGAGGTCGACATTATCGTGGGCATCGAATCACGCGGCTTCATTTTTGGCGCAGCCCTGGCAGCGCGCATGCTCAAGAGCTTCGTGCCTGCGCGCAAGCCGGGCAAGCTACCTCGGGCGACCGAGCGGGTCCACTACGAGCTGGAGTACGGCCGTGACGCCATGGAGTTGCACAAGGATGCCCTACCGGCCAGCG
The sequence above is drawn from the Pseudomonadota bacterium genome and encodes:
- a CDS encoding adenine phosphoribosyltransferase, giving the protein MSRERTEMLRSFVRDVPDFPKPGILFRDITPLLASPVAFTTCLDLFAEHYVNAEVDIIVGIESRGFIFGAALAARMLKSFVPARKPGKLPRATERVHYELEYGRDAMELHKDALPASARVLVVDDLIATGGTAWATAELIRRQRCTVVAAAFVIELSALDGRQRLRPVQSMSLLRY